A segment of the Sphingobacterium oryzagri genome:
ACTCCAGGTCACGATCGAAGCGTGGTTTTTATCGCGATCCATCATACGCTCTACACGCGATACGTGTGCTTTTTCCCAACTTGGCCGATTGGCCATGGTGTAAGAAAGATCATAACCCATACCGTGCGACTCGATGTTGGCTTCATCAATAACGTATAAACCATATTCGTCGCACAGGTCTAGCCACTGCTCACTATTTGGGTAGTGACTTGATCTTACCGAGTTAATATTGTATTGTTTCATTAACTGAATATCCCGCAGCATCGCTTCGCGCGAAATAATATGCCCCGTTTTCGGGTCGGTTTCATGCCTGTTGACACCTTTTATCAAAATCGGCTGTCCATTAACCAAAAACTGGCCGTCTTTAATTTCTACTTTGCGAAAGCCTACACGCTGCGGAATCACCTCCACTACGTTTCCGCGATCGTCCTGCAGCGTGGTTATTACATCATACAAGTTGGGTGTTTCTGCGGTCCACAATGCCGGCTTATCCAGCGGTATGTTGCTTATGATTTCTTGTTTTCCGGCAAACGAATGATCTTTACTTTGCAAAAGTTTGCCGTCTTGATAAATTGCTACCCGCGCGGTCAGCACTTTTTGCGGTTGCTCGCGCAGGCTGATCTTACTATGTAAGGTGCCGGCTGTAAAATCGTCGTTCAGTTGCGGATCAAGCGCAATATCATAGATTTGATCTTTATTGCGCGCTACTAAATAGCAGTCGCGTGTGATACCGCTCAAGCGCCACATATCTTGGTCTTCCAAATAGTTGGCCACGCCCCAACGCATCACCCGCAGGGCAATGAGGTTTTTGCCTTTCGACAAATAAGGTGTAATGTCAAATTCGGAAGGCAACTTACTATCTTCGCCGTAGCCTACATATTGACCATTTACCCAGACAGAAAGATTAGATTTTGCAGCCCCAATATGCAACGTAATTTGTTTACCATCCCAAGCCTCGTCAATAAGCACCGCTCGCCGGTAAACCGCGGTCGGATTGAACCGCATCGGCACCAATGGCGGACTCGGTCTGCCAATCAGGTATGTAAACTCGAAGCCAGAGGTGGTATACATCGGGAAGCCATAGCCGTTTAGCTCCCAGTTGGCGGGCACCATAAATTCGGGCCATTCCTGATCGTTATGGTCGATTGCTTCAAAACCTTCCGGAAGATCGGCGGGTGCTTCTACCCACTTAAATTTCCAGGCACCATTCAAGTTCTGGTAATTTGCAGATTGTTTCCAATCGCCTCTTTTTGCTAGCGTTTCATTTTCATAAACGTAATAACTAGCGTGCATGGGCATTCTATTTTCTTCGACAATTGTTTCATCCAACCAGGGAATACCTTTTCGCTCAATTTCAGGTTCTTGGTTGCGTACGCGGCCTTTTCCGGAAAGTGTGACACTAGATTGCGCATAAAGCGCATGGCCAATGGAAAGACAAAAGCAAAGTGCTAAACTAATTTTCGAGGGGAACTTCATGTTAAATTATTGGTATTGTAGTAGATTAATCAAATACGCTTAAATCCCATTGATCTTGCCAGTTGACGGTCACTTCACCATTTTCCAGGCTTATCGGCAGCCAGAGATAGCGGCTGTCTAACAGGTTGTTAGGTTTCCAGCGATCAGCCATAAAAATAAAGGCATCTTTTTTACCTTGCACAGGCAAAACATACGTCGATTGGCCATCAAATGTCAGCGTAGATTGCGGGCCACGCATCGGGTCGCCCAACGACTGCCACGGTCCGAATAGCTTATCAGCCACGTGTAGCTCGGCTTTATTAGGCGCCCAGCCTGTACAACCGCTGGTAAACAGGTAGTATTTATTATTGTATTTAAACAAGGCAGGTGCTTCACGATGGTTACGGAAAAGCAGCTTGTCTTCGGTAGTTGCTTGCAAGTAGTCAGGTGTTAAACGCACCAGACGCAGGGCATAATTTTCATCTGATGAATAAATGTGATATGCTTGTTCATCGTCATCTACAAAAAGCCCCATATCGCGAGACATATTGCCATTGGGGCGAAAACTATCTACGAACGTAAATGGCCCGGTCGGCGTATCGCTTACCGCAACGGCTGCCCGTGCCGCGGCATAACCTTGTCCTTTTAACTCCAAATGAAACCACATCACAAATTTTTTATTTGCAGCGTTGTATATTACTTTTGGGCGTTCCATAATGCAGCCCCAGGCAATCGCGCTTGACGGATCATCCGATGGTGAAAAGGCCAGCTTTTCAAAGCGCCAATTATAAAGGTCTTTAGAGGAATATACATTGACGCCCAGCGATGTTTTTCCGCCACGTTTTTCGCCATACCAATAGTACGTTCCCTCGTGAAAGATGATTCCACCACCATGTGCATTGATATGTTCGCCGTTTTGATCTTCCCAACGTGCCCCTGGCCTAAACTCGCTTGCCTTTGCGGCTGTATCTGCTGCTTGTTGGTAAACGCGCACATAATCTATTTGGTAGCGCGCTGGCAACAGTTTATCGTCGATTGCGCCACCGTTTATGCCGCCCAAAGCAAAGTTGAGCAGCAGGTAGTGCGGTTGTTTAAATGGGTTAAACCCTGTACCATCCTGGTTGACAAGCGCATCAACCGCAACTTTGTTCATTAAGCTATCATCCACATACAGTGCAATCTCTTTTTCGTCCCAATCCATGCGCCATAAATGAAATTCGTCAGCCCATTTTTCTCCACCAAGCTCAGCCACTTTTTTGCTGGCCGTGTGCCAGGCTGCTTTCCAGCGTTCTTTTGTGCCCGTTGCAATATTGGCCAGGATATCACCGCGATAATACTCCATAATATCGATTTGCCCGTTTGACGGCCATTCTTTATCGACGCCTAGCGTCCAAAACGCAGGCCAAAGGCCTGATCCAATGGGTATTTTGGCGCGCATTTCAAAGCGCCCGTATTGCCATTTTTTTTTGCCCATCGTATTTAACGAAGCACTGCTGTATTGTATCTTTTTTCGGGATAATGCCCAGTCTTTACTCCCCGCTTGATAAGTAGGGTTAGGTTTTACTTCCTTCCGCGCGGTTATGTATAAAAAACCGTCTTGACAGTGAGCATTCTCTTTTTGATACCATTGATCTTCTCTATTTCGTTTAAAGCCTTCTTCAAAGTTCCAAAAATTGGCATTTGGAGTTCCATCCTGATCAAACTCATCGGCCCAGACTAACACATAGCCAGCAGGGGCAGGCTGCTGCGCGATAGTAGAGAAGCACGAAAACAGGAAAGCAATAACAGCGACATATCTTTTCATCGTTTCAAACTTGCTAGTTGTATTTTTTTGATTGGTAAATAAACGCATTTCACAAAACTATTGGATAAAACTGCGCAAAAAGGGGGCATATTCTGCAAATAAGTTGGGGATAATAAGCGTATCCCCTATTCTTTGTCACATCTTGATGACGCTATTGCTCTAACGTGGGTCAGGTCAATTACTTCAGGTGCAATTTGACCTTGCGCCATTTTTCATGGAAAACAATATCGCTAACCGTACCGTGTACCAGCATTTCTTCTTCACTATGGAATACATAATGAACGGTCGAAGATACGCCGCGCAGGTTTTGTCTGACGGCAAATTCGATCTTCTCGGTGTAGGTACTGTCCGACTGTACACGAAACGTTCCTTTATGCGCCAGCTCCGTTCCTGCCTGTCCTACCTGCACAAACGTATAATCACCATCCTGCCCAAAGACCTTCAGTTGGCCCGGACTTGCCTGATGCTCATCTGCTTTTTGGCTGCCGTAAGAAACAAGTTCCCATACACCGACCATACGCGACTTGACTTTCTTTTTCGACAGCGTCTCTAGCGACACAAAAGAGGAAAAGCTGATTAACATCGTCATACCGATCACGATAGCACAGCAATTAAATAGACTGCATACTTTTTTCATCTTATTTTAAATTAAATCCTATAAAAGTCGCCAGATAGCCGATGATAAAGCGGCTCTCTGGCGACAACTAATCTCCAGAAACCTTATCTTAAGGCGTGTAAGCTCCGCTATGCGTCATGCCGTCTTTTCGCATGGCTTCAATAAGCAAACAATTATACACATAATCCCAACTAGAGGTTACCTCGGCATTTTGGTTTAAGCCGTAAGGCCACCAGTGCTGCCCGTCACCATTAATTACGGCATTGGCATCTTGTGTGATCAACTTAAGCATTTCATTGGCAAACGGCAACCGGTACTGTCCGGCTGAAATGGCTTGCCCAGACCACCAGCTTGTTGTTCCTGTACCAAATGTATGGTTCATCTCGTGCAGCATGGTGCGGATATTTTGATAAGTTGCATTGGCGCCAAAGCGCATCCAGCCTTCATTATTCGCATCGGCCGTCGGCACTGCCGCGTCATAATTCAACCATACATGCTTCGTCGCCGATGTATAATTGTTAACATACCAGACTGCACTATCGATCGCTACCTGCAAACGCGCGTAGGCGGCCAGTTGCACTTCCGTAGGATTAGCCGCTTTGTTGAATGTGTAGGTCATATTACCCTTGCCAATCGTACGAAACGCTACATCTGCGCCATAACTTACCCCCGTTTCATTGATCGCGTAAGCACGCATGTGGTAGTCCGTTCTTTCGGTCAAACCGGTCAAACCAATCCGAAACTTCCCGTTTCCGGTCGTACCATGATTAATTTTCTGGTTATTTATCGTTGGGTTTTGCTCTGTTCCCCAACAAATACCACGTTCTGTCACAGCACCGCCGCCACTACTCAAAATATCAACATCATACCACGCCAGCGTAGAACCGATAATAAACATCGGACTGTTCGCAAATTCGACCGACTGAATATCCGTTGTTTGTAAAACAACCTGTTGCCCGTAAGCCGTGCCACCACGATTTTGAGCATAGGCTCTTATGTAGTAGGTAGTCGACGCCGTCAACGCGCTGAGCTGCAAACCAAACTCGCCGGAGCCCTTTGTCGACGTTGCTTCTAGCATATTTGCGTCAATCGTTGGATTTGGTGTTGTACTCCAACAGATTCCACGGCTAGTGACCAAAGCGCCGCCTTTTGCCGTAACCATGCCTTTTACACTTGCTCCCGTCGTCGTAATATCAGCAATGGTTAAAACACCCAGTGTGGGCAACGCAATTTCTCCAACGCTTTCTTCCTCGCTGGTCGGTGAAACCGGATCTGCTGTTTTACTACAACTTTGTACGCCCAGCGCCAGCAGTATTAAAAAACTACTTATATTTCTTGAAATCATCATGTTTGGTTATTTATAAAACTTCAAAAACGATATTTCCCTGCACCTTAAAATAAGATCCTGTATTAGGCATGTTACCAACGAAACCTACCGTCAGCTGCGTTGCCTCAGTCAAGGTAAATTCCAGGGACTTTGCACCGTTGCCCGAGCAATTTACATAGGCAATGGTTCCAGAAGCAAGTCCTGCCTGATCCGGTATGGACGTGCCGGATGACACGGCAAAATACACCGTTCCTGATGAGCCGCGATCAATAGCGTTGATGGTAATGCGGTAGCGTCCTGCCTGCAGATTTGTCGTTTGATAAATTTTCCCATTTACAACGCCTGGCAGTCCCCAGCCGCCTTCGAGCGAAAGTACCCCAACACCGTTACGCAGCTCGTAACCACCATAGGTACTGTTACCAGGACCAGCATTTTTCGCTGCTGTATTTACCGTCCAGCCAGCAGGTGTGCCCCAGCGCGCGTTATCCCATGTGTTCCGCTGAAAGGGAAAATCGATGTTACGCAGATAGGCCAGGCGCGGTGAAATATTAGACGCATAATTGGTGTAAAACGTATCGATACTCAAGGTGTCTGGAATGAAAACCGTGCGATATCGCAGCGGGTCGCCAGGCATGTAGTTTCGTAACGTGCTTTCTGTAAACCCGATGGAATCACGCTGCGTCACCAGCTCTCCCTGCGTATTGGTGTATTCAATCTCGGTAAATGTGGCACCGCTGGTGAGGTCCATTCCACCCCAGGATATCGTTGTATTTTGATCGCCTGCAAAATAATCGGCCGTATAAAAGGGCTTATTGATTAAGCCGGAAATATAGCGTGAGCCGTAGGAAATACCTGTTTTAAAAACTTTTAAAGAGGCGTTTTCGTCTGCATCATAAGTCACAAAGTAAAAATTGTGTACGC
Coding sequences within it:
- a CDS encoding DUF4998 domain-containing protein — its product is MKRHTIWKLFAHAAWLLLLCGLSSCSKSDDYRKYLEGGEKIYTGKIDSVLVYSGRERVYVTGLFMADPKIVKLRAYWNNGQDSIEVPVTRTAGVDTLKLSIPVPEGVHNFYFVTYDADENASLKVFKTGISYGSRYISGLINKPFYTADYFAGDQNTTISWGGMDLTSGATFTEIEYTNTQGELVTQRDSIGFTESTLRNYMPGDPLRYRTVFIPDTLSIDTFYTNYASNISPRLAYLRNIDFPFQRNTWDNARWGTPAGWTVNTAAKNAGPGNSTYGGYELRNGVGVLSLEGGWGLPGVVNGKIYQTTNLQAGRYRITINAIDRGSSGTVYFAVSSGTSIPDQAGLASGTIAYVNCSGNGAKSLEFTLTEATQLTVGFVGNMPNTGSYFKVQGNIVFEVL
- a CDS encoding family 43 glycosylhydrolase, producing MKRYVAVIAFLFSCFSTIAQQPAPAGYVLVWADEFDQDGTPNANFWNFEEGFKRNREDQWYQKENAHCQDGFLYITARKEVKPNPTYQAGSKDWALSRKKIQYSSASLNTMGKKKWQYGRFEMRAKIPIGSGLWPAFWTLGVDKEWPSNGQIDIMEYYRGDILANIATGTKERWKAAWHTASKKVAELGGEKWADEFHLWRMDWDEKEIALYVDDSLMNKVAVDALVNQDGTGFNPFKQPHYLLLNFALGGINGGAIDDKLLPARYQIDYVRVYQQAADTAAKASEFRPGARWEDQNGEHINAHGGGIIFHEGTYYWYGEKRGGKTSLGVNVYSSKDLYNWRFEKLAFSPSDDPSSAIAWGCIMERPKVIYNAANKKFVMWFHLELKGQGYAAARAAVAVSDTPTGPFTFVDSFRPNGNMSRDMGLFVDDDEQAYHIYSSDENYALRLVRLTPDYLQATTEDKLLFRNHREAPALFKYNNKYYLFTSGCTGWAPNKAELHVADKLFGPWQSLGDPMRGPQSTLTFDGQSTYVLPVQGKKDAFIFMADRWKPNNLLDSRYLWLPISLENGEVTVNWQDQWDLSVFD
- a CDS encoding DUF4488 domain-containing protein — encoded protein: MKKVCSLFNCCAIVIGMTMLISFSSFVSLETLSKKKVKSRMVGVWELVSYGSQKADEHQASPGQLKVFGQDGDYTFVQVGQAGTELAHKGTFRVQSDSTYTEKIEFAVRQNLRGVSSTVHYVFHSEEEMLVHGTVSDIVFHEKWRKVKLHLK